The nucleotide window gcaacgacattataagagcagtgctgattcaagacctcttcagttaagacgaagacctttgacttcgaggtctagagggcaatgtttgaacccaaaatgagcattttggccctgacaaggcgtgtcttggagaaattgagccaatgtcagtggctcaagctatatattgtcgataagttcgaaatatattatttagaggctaaataaagcttacctgcagaattatggaagattatgcaagctgcaagaaaaggcacGCCCATGCGAATATTCATACTCCATTCAATTAAGGAATATAGAATGCACGTGGGGAAGCATTCAACTACATTTCATGGTGGCCaattggaaaacctatcatgattccattagtgcttaattggaaaacctatcatgattccattagtgcttaattagaaaacctatcatgattccattattgcttaattggaaaactcatcatgatttgtttaaggccaaccactgtGGCCTGGTAGcgtatatatagaggctaagaCGAAGTAACAAGacacaattcatcaattaatctctacgattatccaaGGTTCTCCAGAGCAACCCCTCTCATTttcttaccggtgaccacactgCAGTCCCAGAATactcaagagccgactgtcagtgccaccaaaccctctttCAATGTGGTTCGGTCCTAGtatcctcgggagccgactgtagtacAGCGACCACAATGGTTACGAAACCAGCCAAGTAAGGGTAACGCCTCccaaaccagccaagctaaagtcacgctttagcaagttctccccacttcccaATGATTTTCACTCTGCTTGATCTAcgacgttgagtatcgattgtgtgattttgaagaagcttagcaaaagtcctcaccacgaggcacaaagaatcccgcaacgggttggtgctctccttgtccacaatcgctcgaaagaagtcaggtcaagggacacccccgatgACCGCACCCGAATGGTACTGGCACGCCcacgcagaaaagagactgttgactagctgcaacaaaactggagccaaacactcATGTAAACCTAAAAATCTAATGGTCGATTTGCCAATATATGATCTAAAAGTGAGTCTTACAAGAGATCCTTTAAAATGACCGAACAATAACAAAAATTTgttttacaaaacaaacacaatGAATTGTACTTGGCATTTTTGTGACTTGAGAATGTGTTTGGTAAAACTTTTTGAAAACAGTTTATGGGAAATAAAATAGTAAAACTTGTATGGTCTGATTGTACTCataaaataatgaaaacaagaaaaagtcaTTTCCGCAATTTACACGGAGGTTCGGTATTGTCTCTGAGAACAATTCTCCTCCTTTCAAAATTCAATGCACCAAACGTATATTCTATCCGTTTTTGAATTCATAATACGAAAAACAGTATCCTAAAACAGCACCTAAGCTTCCTCGGTTTTTGAAGTAATCCAGAAAATGTTCATATATCTAACAGTCATTTAAGCCTTTTTGAGACTTTTAGTGTCAATGACAAATACTGGAGACTcattcaaaaaaccaaaaaaaaactcaaGAGACAAATTAACCCAGAAGAAAGGTGATTTAATTAACCAAACCCAAATCCCACATCCAAATAGTAAAACCCTAAGACAGGTTTTACTTCCGGATCTGATGTGGCGCAGAAGAGCTGGATGGAACATCCGGAAGCTCTCAACCGCAATACGCCGCCGTATTAACGACGAGGGCGACTGGTCCTACGCCTCCGAATGGTGGGGCACCGAATCGGACGGCCGCATCGTCCTCCGCTCCACATCCGACAAAGGAAACGGTGTCGTCTCCGTCGCCGCTTTCCCTGCCTCCAATCCCAGCAAGCTTCACTGGGCAGCAACAGAGAGATGGCTAGAGCAAAGGTACGCAGAGATAAACAAAACCCAGTGTTACAATGAGAAGTTCAGAGTGCTTGGATATGAATGGCGCGCTCTTCGTTTTAATGATGACACTCGCCAAAGCACGGTCAAAATCTTGGCTGCTTTCCGGCAATCGGAGCCGGCCTCTTTTGCTCTTATGCAGCAACCTCATTGCCTCGCTGTTCCATGTAAGTAAACCCTTTTACTCTGCTCATGTGATTTGGGTTTTTCATTGATTCAATACCCAGTTCATATTTGTTTGATTACAATTGGATCAAATTTGCTTCGTATTGTTTGGCTATTCAGCTTCTTCCATCAGTGtttcagtattttttttttttttgggttagcACATTTGGTTATGTTTCTTTTCTGGATATACACATTTGGTTATGTTTCGGTTTCAGAAAGAATGGAAATATTTTTTGGTTACAATAAAGAATGGAACTTTGATTTGttagttttgatttttcagaTCTTAAGAGTATGTTATCAGTTGGGTTGGCTACCATAGCTTCTTGTGATTTCAATGTGAAGAAAGTGGCGACTGGGAAGGAAAAGATGAGTATTTTATGCATTGGCCATGGAGGAGGGAGCTTGCCATTGTTTTTGGCTAGTAAAATTCAAGGTAGGCTGCATTTCTAGTTAAATGTTAAGGGAATGAAGTATGTGCCCATTTGTTGTTGATTTCATAACGATGTGTTATGGCAAATCCTATGAGAAGTTTGGTAGTGCATAATTGGGTTTTAAACATTTGGACTTAACTTGGAACTGTCTTCTCCCTTCAGGTGCTGCGGTTGACATAGTTGAAATCGATCCTGTTGTAATCTCAGCCTCGGTTCAAGCTATGGGGTTTCCTGCTTACTCAGTTATGAATCCGTCAGGCAAGCGCGCTTTTTCAAAACCCGATATCATGGATGAGGTTCTGTGGAAAGGCATCCACGAGAGGCTGTTTCTCTATGAATCAGATGCTGAGGATTTCATTCTCAAAACCACCAATGTATATGATATGATCTTCATTGATGCTTATGACGGGGAAGACATATTCCCTCGCAAGTTGTGGGACACAGATTCACCATTTATGAAAACTCTCAGCAGTCGGCTTCACCCCGATCATGGAACGGTTGTGGTGAACCTTCATTCAGATTCTGAGGTTTTGAATCCTGATGGCTCTGTTCCGTCCATTCTGGAGCAAGTTTTGCCAATGGGAAAGTATGTCTCCCAGGTTTGCCAAGCATACAAGGATGTGGTAGTTGGCAGTCGAGATTCTGGTTTGGGGTTTACTGTATCGGTTCCTTGGATCTGCAACATGTCTATGGTTGTTTGCAGAGGTTTTGGGATTAAGGGTGGATACACGAACAGG belongs to Rosa chinensis cultivar Old Blush chromosome 4, RchiOBHm-V2, whole genome shotgun sequence and includes:
- the LOC112198301 gene encoding uncharacterized protein LOC112198301, with translation MTNTGDSFKKPKKNSRDKLTQKKGDLINQTQIPHPNSKTLRQVLLPDLMWRRRAGWNIRKLSTAIRRRINDEGDWSYASEWWGTESDGRIVLRSTSDKGNGVVSVAAFPASNPSKLHWAATERWLEQRYAEINKTQCYNEKFRVLGYEWRALRFNDDTRQSTVKILAAFRQSEPASFALMQQPHCLAVPYLKSMLSVGLATIASCDFNVKKVATGKEKMSILCIGHGGGSLPLFLASKIQGAAVDIVEIDPVVISASVQAMGFPAYSVMNPSGKRAFSKPDIMDEVLWKGIHERLFLYESDAEDFILKTTNVYDMIFIDAYDGEDIFPRKLWDTDSPFMKTLSSRLHPDHGTVVVNLHSDSEVLNPDGSVPSILEQVLPMGKYVSQVCQAYKDVVVGSRDSGLGFTVSVPWICNMSMVVCRGFGIKGGYTNRDVMLNTLMSKSFEVENVLNLPFSCLQYVKRGFSLLD